From Argopecten irradians isolate NY chromosome 2, Ai_NY, whole genome shotgun sequence, the proteins below share one genomic window:
- the LOC138314778 gene encoding golgin subfamily A member 4-like, with protein MKLETEKSNVGTLETHCKDLKSELETEKSNVGTLETQCKDLQTELETEKSNVGTLETQCKDLKSELETEKSKVETLETQCEDLKSEVEIGGSNLNKYCEELKSELEKEKSNTRILETQIEDLKTETETNRSRLEKQCKDLKADLETERSNTVLLEKQCKDFSSKCSALQLQLIEQKECCKLVNSECEEQKEQYQQLWDTLEKERNTQENEILSLKSLMTQESENYYEREENFAQRFDAVNKELETLRIKDRNYEELQIKHNQVTSILEALHSQVERDTEGHKTEKLVMVHRMEQERKSFQSERQELVSKCEKLQDSLAGVEQNLDSLNLEYQTKFQDFCTEKDEFENDLESLRSELEETFNKERTCLQEQYVKLEREKGIAEKQFSIEKQQLEESIQCLKHENTELAGENLTLKSNKQTLIEEKTYLEENLRKIESELDQQRQQDRLAQQKFESTKLNFETQMESTRRALETEIETLKKGKVELDQKIVEEVETKERLLKECESLQHYNNELVLKFKTFETESEKKMLEMKEESCFLCGQLEEIQLHLEETVRKHTEEKQSLENQCTELREEVNVKQNVVDELNVALNLAKSKCDELEKMHLEKNSQSQALFEKLDSTNRENEDLVENFKQHVEDLEAEVKILHQQVKDSDKQNIEKEKSIESFQEEVTDLTESRDFYQAELTSTTEKLRLAGDARECLNTEIESLKQEVNDLKRNKHDLLSQVESLKNNMTENDSISEDFLSDLKSLTAERDGELTKNKELIHELKLRNERCEKLIIAREQLLKELNASEQLQAMLEKENEDIKKGNLTLIQECAALKELELQLKQDLKQRVNNEEKLREELKDLRQKLNDLEQEKSNISLDQGMLVNENLEDKNQALEQEISHLKENLAQIGEERDNLLNIHEAMAEDLSEMQHKYETVQSLMEDTKKECRKEIEKLQAQLGNVNSDMTAMKSSLELLEEDLNLSHDQKASLVLRLTREESRLQQTSPGSPDDSEDSYKSQKDMRNQRVASGTQRIPADIPVFMEDQQEQVSVSGFFQVEPHTDEDTVAQYEKNIEDLTRELENVKLENIQHQKSYQEEKAKLQRKIKDLEKIKNGDDQSSCDDRTSELVPQEADIETSYSEVAGLSAQEQEDKIEAIVEARITRRIEGMKYEMEEKVAFEIRSKEAEVADKYDKEFKKYKKEMEVYMKHKFETIRAEKDTAFLKAMQKVNKDADKRIKKEVERQRIKLLEERANEAGDGSSDSSGKVGSQIGDVVEKLHQENQDLAEARDALLQQVALSHHNQERLQEELRIMRGDEDSIHSDFPDNIPGESVVSEGGDYIQESDNDISHAKFSRPTYDSTSVMLDWELSPLVSFDYGRDENDSLEFVEHFECRRPRCRLIRQKFQELFDALPGSAGTSVTGDTEEENFNSDDSDSETDSVILQKEAVSKEGSFHPEEARAGYVAMDSMDPKNVPISSEKSGFFLGNQKDNLDNNFLHHETEKSQTDIVLTPEAGVGFQPEEGFVNVSGTDVNIGCGARSEFLPEDERIVGGENVENFIVDDVFESQIVPETMSRETDSQRMSIISGDDKEIIPESLAVCESKSLVDANRFQPEVEFHVESSPRTPGIDITEGFTREADEFENEDMFKAGDGFKPEKDDFSLEQDLVGDIMPITPTSELESELVREALRNAAQMVAPPYVAKTDICKAPVSEKVESRLAQKHQLVKRSKSAPSTEGFIEESDEAKEDKFIRSADCMTLTALHKDGNPLNESELLQGSSQQPKQNEMPSNQKHRSPTKTVATDSKTESEIIQRLRKDKKILEDKVASLLKEKQNLNDKQREITLQLENETLSRQHLEQELMGISDNFEKLPVSVAAKITKPEVLETDLLQSKLDIESQCKALQGEISSLETSICEKDELLKLERENFDGETKSLLLKIKDLEERLHSEEYNSIKSKTDSEQEITELRQRIAALTSVLEQDETKIDLDKQVDSLESQVKELVSDKNQLQHKCKELEGMLRETQMVALKEKTELDKELESIEGRTLMLSSANQDLKSKYVEMSNMQVDLMEEKKQLLEEKQALKSHLNEVLLDNQSLQTTCNDLEGLVQRTKDASITMEDQLKLLEDNLCETTAAKQELHLQCMEQESRLRAYGRSSELKGLSWEQKGTQTENAVGEETDTALQESTNKIEGLEAQLKEKERYVHKLQKDLEKSLSSSEKQKDFMQVKSGLEQTLREKDNYIKKLEEHFLRQGPLSIPTSGPSMLPVESESEETSSSGDSVAPHVVIENVEEHGLLQAHSTEANIGEDHSERQSDVELKIEDLADHSLVSESDLSHISVGNLSRVSVGDINELSTASAGMQSLPEDKNFGSKSISDKGPKLVAAISHSSPIASPRIISPRAPSTCSNTGSFNSSERLHAGFITEEDGHLESKHSELVDEIARLRKDLSETQAIYTKENVLLKEALDKDGSSREATKSKSSVSSMSFDSDSSQEVTRLRQKVATLEETNKMLQIENERWLRRIQDQEQVVIELRELLGRDEPNSDQTDSVFGKQITLLQNQRDHLLEKIHDFEMKNQRLTRKLGDNSILEESLRREKDLLYAKLCEKEDLERELSEKRLALEKQRHSQEQLEEILYHKNITEKELMRQKRLLEEELTEIESKLQEKEELLERQKNTLLRDIKRRGSSPPKLLSGSFSVALNDDGSPASSTFYLEGTPSTSTPKKPEATASPRELGRLELQVQEAERQHANAIQTLRQSLGGNPESQQGDTRQRYRGLLTSLRKEHLHKVPES; from the exons ATGAAACTTGAAACAGAAAAGTCAAATGTTGGAACATTAGAAACACATTGCAAGGATCTCAAATCAGAACTTGAAACAGAAAAGTCAAATGTTGGAACATTAGAAACACAATGCAAAGATCTCCAAACTGAACTTGAAACAGAAAAGTCAAATGTTGGAACATTAGAAACTCAATGCAAGGATCTCAAGTCAGAACTTGAAACCGAAAAGTCAAAAGTTGAAACATTAGAAACTCAATGCGAGGATCTCAAATCAGAGGTGGAAATTGGAGGatcaaatttaaacaaatattgtgaGGAACTCAAATCTGAATTGGAAAAGGAAAAGTCCAATACAAGAATATTAGAAACACAGATTGAGGATCTCAAAACAGAAACTGAAACAAACAGGTCAAGGTTGGAAAAGCAATGCAAGGATTTAAAAGCTGATCTTGAAACCGAACGGTCAAACACTGTCTTATTAGAAAAGCAATGTAAAGATTTCAGTTCTAAATGCTCTGCTTTGCAATTGCAACTTATTGAGCAGAAAGAATGTTGTAAACTTGTGAACTCAGAGTGTGAAGAGCAAAAGGAACAGTATCAGCAACTCTGGGACACTCTTGAGAAGGAAAGAAATACTCAAGAAAACGAGATCTTGTCTTTGAAATCTTTGATGACTCAAGAAAGCGAGAATTATTATGAAAGGGAAGAAAACTTTGCTCAGAGGTTTGATGCTGTTAATAAGGAGTTGGAAACGCTGAGAATCAAGGACCGGAATTATGAGGAACTCCAAATAAAACACAATCAGGTAACATCCATACTAGAGGCTCTCCACAGTCAGGTCGAGCGCGACACCGAAGGTCACAAAACGGAAAAGTTGGTCATGGTTCATCGAATGGAACAGGAGCGTAAAAGTTTTCAAAGTGAGCGACAGGAACTTGTCAGTAAGTGTGAAAAACTTCAAGACTCTTTGGCAGGAGTTGAACAAAATCTTGACTCACTTAATTTGGAATATCAAACAAAGTTTCAGGATTTCTGCACAGAAAAAGATGAGTTTGAAAATGACCTTGAAAGTTTGAGATCTGAATTGGAGGAAACATTCAACAAGGAGAGAACATGTCTTCAAGAGCAATATGTAAAGTTAGAAAGGGAAAAAGGTATTGCAGAAAAACAATTTTCAATAGAAAAGCAACAGTTAGAGGAATCCATCCAGTGTTTGAAACATGAGAATACTGAGCTGGCGGGTGAAAATTTGACTCTAAAAAGTAACAAACAAACTCTAATAGAGGAGAAAACATATTTGGAGGAAAATTTAAGGAAAATTGAGTCAGAACTGGATCAACAAAGACAACAAGATAGGCTTGCACAGCAAAAGTTCGAATCTACGAAACTCAATTTTGAAACACAGATGGAAAGTACAAGAAGAGCTCTAGAAACTGAAATAGAAACATTGAAAAAGGGCAAAGTGGAGTTAGATCAAAAAATTGTTGAGGAAGTAGAAACCAAAGAGAGGCTTTTGAAAGAGTGTGAAAGTCTGCAGCACTACAACAATGAACtggttttaaagtttaaaacttttgaaactgaatctgaaaagaaaatgttagaAATGAAAGAAGAGAGTTGTTTTCTGTGTGGTCAATTGGAGGAAATACAGTTACACTTAGAGGAAACTGTCAGGAAGCATACAGAGGAAAAACAAAGTCTGGAAAACCAGTGTACGGAATTAAGAGAAGAAGTGAATGTTAAGCAAAACGTTGTTGATGAGCTGAATGTGGCTCTGAATTTGGCAAAAAGCAAGTGTGATGAGTTGGAGAAGATGCATTTGGAAAAGAACAGTCAGTCTCAGGCTTTATTTGAAAAACTTGATTCTACCAACAGAGAAAATGAGGATCTGGTTGAGAATTTTAAACAACATGTGGAAGACCTGGAAGCAGAAGTGAAAATACTGCATCAGCAAGTTAAAGATTCTGACAAGCAAAACATTGAGAAAGAAAAAAGTATTGAAAGTTTTCAGGAAGAGGTCACTGATTTGACAGAGAGCAGAGATTTTTACCAGGCAGAACTGACATCCACAACAGAAAAGTTACGCCTAGCAGGAGATGCTCGAGAGTGTCTGAATACCGAGATAGAAAGCCTGAAACAAGAGGTCAACGACTTAAAAAGGAATAAACACGATCTCCTTAGCCAGGTGGAGTCTCTTAAAAACAACATGACTGAAAATGACAGTATTAGTGAGGACTTCCTGAGTGATCTCAAATCGCTCACAGCCGAACGTGATGGGGAACTTACAAAGAACAAGGAATTAATTCATGAGCTGAAACTTCGCAATGAACGGTGTGAGAAGTTGATCATTGCAAGAGAGCAACTTCTAAAAGAGTTGAATGCGTCCGAGCAACTCCAAGCAATGCTGGAAAAGGAAAATGAGGACATCAAGAAAGGAAATCTTACTTTAATTCAAGAATGTGCTGCATTGAAGGAATTAGAACTGCAGCTAAAACAGGATTTAAAACAAAGGGTTAATAATGAAGAAAAACTCAGAGaagaactgaaagatttgagaCAAAAACTCAATGATCTAGAGCAGGAGAAGTCTAATATTTCACTTGATCAGGGGATGCTAGTGAACGAAAACCTGGAGGATAAGAACCAAGCTTTAGAACAGGAGATATCACATTTGAAGGAGAATCTGGCTCAGATAGGAGAGGAACGCGACAATCTGCTGAACATTCACGAGGCAATGGCAGAGGATCTCTCAGAAATGCAGCACAAGTACGAAACAGTTCAATCTCTTATGGAAGATACTAAAAAGGAGTGTCGAAAAGAGATTGAAAAACTACAAGCACAGCTTGGGAATGTTAATTCTGACATGACAGCCATGAAGTCTTCACTTGAGCTGCTGGAAGAAGACCTTAACCTGTCACATGATCAAAAAGCAAGTTTGGTACTGAGGCTGACTCGGGAAGAAAGTCGATTGCAGCAAACAAGTCCAGGAAGTCCGGATGACTCAGAGGATTCGTATAAGTCTCAGAAAGACATGAGGAATCAAAGAGTAGCTTCAGGAACTCAGAGGATCCCTGCTGATATCCCAGTCTTCATGGAGGATCAGCAAGAGCAGGTCTCAGTGTCTGGATTCTTTCAAGTTGAACCTCACACTGATGAGGACACTGTGGCAcagtatgaaaaaaatattgaggaTTTAACAAGAGAACTAGAAAATGTTAAATTGGAGAATATACAGCACCAGAAATCATATCAGGAGGAGAAagcaaaattacaaagaaaaatcaaagaccttgaaaaaataaaaaacggTGATGACCAAAGTTCCTGTGATGACAGAACTTCTGAACTTGTGCCACAAGAGGCTGATATAGAGACTTCATACTCAGAAGTTGCTGGATTGTCTGCTCAGGAACAGGAAGACAAGATAGAGGCAATAGTGGAAGCAAGAATAACCAGACGTATTGAAGGGATGAAATATGAAATGGAAGAAAAAGTTGCTTTTGAAATCAGAAGCAAAGAGGCAGAAGTTGCAGACAAGTATGACAAGGAATTCAAGAAGTACAAAAAAGAAATGGAAGTCTACATGAAACACAAATTTGAGACAATCCGTGCTGAAAAAGATACTGCTTTCCTCAAGGCCATGCAGAAGGTCAACAAAGATGCTGATAAACGCATCAAAAAAGAGGTGGAGAGACAGAGGATAAAACTTCTGGAGGAGAGAGCTAATGAGGCAGGCGATGGGAGCTCTGATAGCAGCGGCAAAGTGGGAAGTCAGATTGGGGATGTTGTCGAGAAACTTCATCAAGAAAATCAG GATTTGGCCGAGGCACGGGATGCTCTTCTTCAGCAGGTGGCGCTCTCTCATCACAACCAGGAACGTCTTCAGGAGGAGCTACGTATCATGCGTGGAGACGAGGACAGCATTCATAGTGACTTTCCTGACAACATACCAGGAGAGAGTGTAGTGAGTGAAGGAGGGGACTACATACAGGAATCAGATAATGATATCAGCCATGCAAAGTTCTCTCGGCCGACCTACGATAGTACATCGGTCATGCTAGACTGGGAGCTCTCGCCACTGGTTTCCTTTGATTATGGTCGGGATGAAAATGATTCACTGGAATTTGTGGAACATTTTGAGTGCAGGAGACCACGTTGCCGTCTTATTCGACAGAAATTTCAAGAACTTTTTGACGCTTTGCCTGGCTCTGCAGGGACATCAGTTACAGGTGATACAGAGGAGGAAAATTTTAATTCTGATGACAGTGATTCTGAAACtgattcagtgatattacaAAAGGAAGCAGTTTCCAAGGAAGGCAGCTTCCATCCTGAGGAAGCTCGGGCAGGATATGTAGCAATGGATTCAATGGATCCCAAAAATGTTCCTATCTCCTCTGAAAAATCTGGATTTTTTCTTGGAAATCAAAAAGACAACCTTGATAATAACTTTCTTCATCATGAAACTGAGAAATCACAAACAGACATAGTCCTGACACCTGAAGCAGGTGTAGGCTTTCAACCAGAGGAAGGATTTGTAAATGTCAGTGGAACTGATGTTAATATTGGATGTGGTGCAAGGAGTGAGTTTTTACCAGAGGATGAAAGGATAGTTGGTGGGGAAAATGTGGAGAATTTTATAGTTGATGATGTCTTTGAATCTCAAATAGTACCAGAAACAATGTCAAGGGAAACAGATTCTCAGAGGATGAGCATCATATCAGGAGATGACAAAGAAATAATTCCAGAAAGCCTTGCTGTCTGTGAAAGTAAGTCACTTGTCGATGCAAACAGGTTTCAGCCTGAGGTTGAATTTCATGTGGAATCCTCTCCTCGGACACCTGGAATTGATATCACGGAAGGCTTCACAAGAGAGGCCgatgaatttgaaaatgagGACATGTTTAAGGCAGGTGATGGTTTCAAGCCTGAAAAGGATGATTTCAGTCTTGAGCAGGACCTTGTCGGGGACATCATGCCCATTACACCTACCAGTGAACTGGAGAGTGAACTAGTGAGAGAGGCATTACGTAACGCAGCTCAAATGGTAGCACCTCCTTATGTAGCCAAGACCGACATATGTAAGGCCCCCGTTTCAGAAAAGGTGGAATCTAGGTTAGCACAAAAACATCAACTGGTGAAAAGATCGAAATCTGCACCATCTACAGAGGGTTTTATTGAGGAGTCAGATGAGGCGAAGGAAGATAAATTTATTAGGTCAGCTGACTGTATGACTTTGACAGCATTACACAAAGATGGGAACCCTCTAAATGAGTCTGAACTCCTCCAAGGGTCTTCTCAGCAGCCGAAGCAAAATGAAATGCCATCAAATCAGAAACATAGAAGCCCTACAAAAACTGTGGCAACAGACAGTAAAACTGAGTCAGAAATTATACAGAGACTCAGAAAAGACAAGAAAATTTTGGAGGACAAGGTAGCTAGTCTACTGAAGGAAAAACAGAATCTAAACGAtaaacaaagggagataaccctaCAGTTAGAAAATGAAACTTTATCCAGGCAACATCTAGAGCAGGAACTCATGGGCATCAGtgataactttgaaaaattgCCAGTCAGTGTTGCTGCTAAGATAACCAAACCAGAGGTCTTGGAAACAGATCTATTACAATCTAAACTGGACATTGAATCACAGTGTAAAGCTTTACAAGGTGAGATTTCCAGTCTGGAAACAAGTATTTGTGAAAAAGATGAACTATTGAAATTAGAAAGAGAAAACTTTGATGGAGAGACTAAATCTCTCTTATTGAAAATCAAGGATTTAGAAGAAAGACTTCATTCTGAAGAATACAATTCCATAAAGTCTAAAACAGATTCTGAACAAGAGATAACCGAGCTCCGCCAAAGGATAGCTGCATTAACATCTGTCCTAGAGCAGGATGAGACTAAGATTGACTTAGACAAACAAGTGGATTCTCTGGAATCCCAAGTGAAGGAACTTGTGTCAGACAAAAACCAGCTACAACACAAATGTAAGGAATTAGAGGGAATGTTGAGAGAGACGCAAATGGTGGCTCTCAAGGAGAAAACAGAACTTGACAAAGAGCTTGAATCCATCGAAGGCCGCACTCTAATGCTGTCGTCTGCTAACCAGGATTTAAAATCAAAGTATGTTGAAATGTCTAACATGCAGGTAGATTTAATGGAAGAAAAGAAACAGCTTCTGGAGGAGAAACAAGCACTTAAAAGTCATTTAAATGAAGTCCTGCTTGATAACCAGAGCCTGCAGACAACTTGTAATGACCTTGAGGGCTTGGTTCAAAGGACAAAAGATGCTTCAATTACAATGGAAGATCAACTGAAATTATTGGAAGACAATTTATGTGAAACAACTGCAGCCAAACAGGAACTGCATTTACAATGTATGGAGCAGGAAAGTAGACTCAGGGCCTACGGAAGGAGTTCAGAGTTGAAAGGGTTGTCGTGGGAACAAAAGGGTACCCAAACAGAGAATGCTGTCGGGGAGGAGACTGATACTGCATTACAGGAATCTACCAATAAGATTGAGGGGCTTGAAGCACAGTTGAAAGAAAAAGAGCGATATGTCCATAAACTTCAGAAAGACTTGGAAAAATCCCTCTCCTCCTCTGAAAAGCAGAAGGATTTCATGCAGGTAAAGTCTGGGTTGGAACAGACATTGAGAGAGAAAGACAACTACATAAAGAAATTGGAAGAACATTTCTTAAGACAGGGACCATTATCAATACCAACAAGTGGGCCATCCATGTTACCAGTGGAATCAGAAAGTGAGGAAACGTCGTCTAGTGGGGACAGTGTAGCACCACATGTGGTGATTGAAAATGTGGAAGAGCATGGTCTTCTGCAGGCTCACAGCACTGAAGCAAATATTGGAGAGGATCATTCTGAGAGACAAAGTGATGTAGAACTTAAGATTGAGGATCTTGCTGACCACTCATTGGTCAGTGAAAGTGATCTTTCACACATCAGTGTAGGTAACCTCTCTCGTGTTAGTGTTGGAGACATAAATGAACTGTCCACAGCCAGTGCTGGGATGCAATCACTTCCTGAAGATAAAAACTTCGGCAGCAAATCTATTTCTGACAAAGGACCAAAACTTGTGGCAGCTATATCACATTCCAGTCCTATCGCCTCCCCTAGAATTATCTCCCCTCGTGCCCCATCCACTTGTTCTAACACAGGCAGCTTTAACAGTTCTGAGAGATTACATGCTGGCTTCATCACAGAGGAGGATGGCCATCTCGAGTCTAAACATTCCGAACTTGTAGACGAGATCGCAAGACTCCGGAAAGATCTTAGTGAAACACAAGCAATTTACACAAAAGAAAATGTGTTGTTGAAAGAAGCACTCGATAAGGATGGTTCGTCTCGCGAGGCTACTAAAAGTAAATCCAGTGTTAGCTCCATGAGTTTTGATTCTGACTCAAGTCAAGAGGTTACAAGACTAAGACAAAAAGTCGCCACTTTGGAGGAAACTAACAAAATGCTTCAGATAGAAAATGAGCGATGGTTACGTCGGATTCAGGACCAGGAACAGGTTGTGATTGAACTGCGTGAATTATTAGGCCGAGACGAACCTAATTCTGACCAAACTGATAGCGTGTTCGGTAAACAGATCACCCTCCTACAAAACCAGAGAGATCACCTCCTGGAAAAAATACAcgattttgaaatgaaaaatcagCGACTGACTCGCAAATTGGGTGACAATAGTATTCTCGAAGAAAGTTTAAGGCGTGAAAAGGATTTATTGTATGCCAAGTTGTGTGAAAAGGAGGATTTGGAGCGCGAGTTGTCTGAAAAACGATTAGCTCTAGAAAAACAGCGACACTCTCAGGAGCAACTAGAGGAAATATTGTATCACAAGAATATAACTGAGAAGGAGTTGATGAGACAGAAACGTCTTCTGGAGGAGGAACTAACGGAGATTGAATCCAAACTTCAGGAAAAAGAGGAGCTACTTGAACGACAGAAAAATACTCTCCTTCGGGATATCAAACGGCGGGGCTCGTCCCCACCAAAGTTACTATCTGGTAGTTTTAGTGTGGCGTTAAATGATGATGGATCTCCGGCCTCATCTACATTTTATCTGGAGGGGACCCCATCAACTTCAACACCGAAAAAACCAGAAGCAACGGCCTCACCCAGGGAACTCGGTCGTCTGGAACTGCAGGTGCAGGAGGCTGAGCGTCAACACGCAAACGCGATTCAGACCCTGAGGCAGAGTTTAGGTGGTAATCCAGAGAGCCAGCAGGGGGACACAAGACAGCGATATCGTGGACTTCTGACATCGCTCAGGAAGGAACACTTACATAAGGTGCCCGAGTCGTAG